GCCGCTTCCATTGGTCAAGCACACAAGGCTATATTGAAGAACGGAAAGGTGGTCGTGGTGAAAGTTCAACACAAAAACATTGAAGAAATCGCTGCAACAGATTTGTACATCATCGAACGCCTCACCAAATTGACCGCTTGGTTTTTCGAAATCAAAGGCATCGAATATACCTACACACAGGTTAGGCAAATGATTGAAGAAGAGTTGGATTTTGAAAAGGAAGCAAAGTCCATGCAGCGCATTCAGTCCAATTTGAAGAAAGAAATAGGATTGGCGATTCCCGAAGTACAGGAAGCATTTTCAACGAGCCGAGTGTTGACAACGACTTTTTATGAGGGGGTGAAAATCAACCAAATTGCACAATTGGATGCGTGGAATATTGACAAGCGAGCAGTTTCGGATAGACTGGTTCACGCCTATTGTCAGATGGTTTTTGTGGATGGTTTTTACCACGCCGACCCGCATCCTGGCAATATTTTGGTGCAGCAAGACGGAACGATTGTCTTGTTGGATTTTGGCGCAGTGGCTACCATTCAGCCTGTTATGCGTACAGGTTTGCTGCAATTGATTGAAGGAGCTGCTAAAAACGATACACAGCGAATCATTGAAGCCCTCAAAACGGTGGGATTTATTGCAGACGACAAGGAGGCGATTCGCATTGCAGAAAAGGTGATCGATGCTTTTCGGGAATTTCTGCAAAATGAGATTCAATTTGAAGGAATGAACTTGAAAGACATCAAGGTGAATCCTTTTGAAAGCAGCCTTTTCAAGTTGATTATTGAGGTGGGTTTAAAAGACATTACCAACATCATACAAGTGCCAAAAGATTATGTTTTGTTGAACCGAATGGTAACGCTGCTCATGGGCATCTGCAATACGCTCGACATTCACAGCAACCCTTTGGAGGTCGTGCAGCCTTATATGCAAAAGTTCATGATGGGCGAAAAGGGGGATACGGTGAAATTTGTGAGGGATTTGATTCAGCAAATGGCAACGAATTTGATTTCACTACCCACCGATTTGCGGAAAGTATTGTATCAGGCACATCGAGGTGAATTGGAAGTGCAAGTCGCTGGCAATAAGGAACGAACCAAACTTCTGTATTTTTTGGGGCAGCAGTTGATTTACACCATTTTGCTCATTGCAGTGGGGGTTTTCACTTGGCTATTTTACCAAGCGGGTGAGCTGCAATGGTGTCGTTATGGATTGGGTATCAGCGTTTTTTTGGGCTGGATGATGGTGCGAGCCATGCGAAAAGCGGGAAAATTGGTGAATTGATGTTCACACAAACTCACTCAATTCCAACCATCTATCCGATTTTTCTTCAATGACAACCATAATCACTGCAATTCGTTCTGCCCATTGCTGCAATTCCTCATACGTTCCCTCACTCGCATTCAATTTCGCCTCCAAAGTTTCCTTCTCTGCCTCCAATTTTTCGATGTCTTTCTCCAATTGGTTGTATTCTCGTTTTTCATTGAAGGTCAGTTTGTTTTTTGTTTTAGAGCTGTCCGATTTGGGTGAAGAAATGGGAGTGGGCTCTGCCGCTTTCTCTACTTTTCGCTCAATTCTTGCCGCTTTTTCCTCCTCCTCTTTTACCTCTCGGTATTGCGAATAATTCCCTGGAAAATCGCGAATTTTTCCATCACCTTCAAACACAAACAAATGGTCCACCAACTTGTCCATAAAATAACGGTCATGCGATACAACGACCAAACAGCCTTGAAACAAGCGCAAAAACTCTTCCAATACATTGAGTGTCAAAATATCGAGGTCATTGGTCGGCTCATCCAATATCAAAAAATTGGGGTTTTGCATCAAGACGGTGAGCAAATACAATCGGCGTTGTTCGCCTCCACTTAGGGTCGACACATAGTTTTCGTGTTTGCTGTATGGAAAATGAAAATGGGTCAGCAGTTGTTCGGCGGTCAAACTCCTCCCCTTTTCCATCGGCAAATATTCGGCAATTTCTCGCACCACGTCAATGACCTTCTTATCCACTTTGAGATTCAAACCCATTTGTGTATAATAGCCAAAAACTACTGTTTTACCAATGACCACCTTCCCTGCATCGGGTCTTTCTTTGCCCGTCAATATGTTGAGCAAGGTGGATTTACCCGCCCCATTTCTGCCCACAATGCCCACTCTGTCCCTGCGATTGAAGATATAGGTGAAGTTTTTGAGAATCACATCTTCGCCATACGCTTTGTCAATATCCAGAATTTCAATGGTTTTGTTGCCAATTCTTGCCATTCTGATGCCGTCAAAACCGAGTTGTTCGTCCTCCAATTTGAGACCTGCTTTTTCTTCAATGGGGTCAAACGCATCAATTCTCGATTTTGCTTTTGTGCCTCGTGCTTTGGGTTGTGTTCGCAGCCATTGCAGTTCTCGCTTCATCAGTTTTTTGGCTTTGTCGACTTCTTGCCCCAAATTGAAGTCCAACTCTGCCTTTTTTTCAAGGTAATATTCATAACTCCCCCGAAAAATCTGCACACTTCCCCGCTCCAATTCAAGAATTTCGTTGGTCACTCTATCCAAAAAATAACGGTCGTGCGTCACCAGCAATATGGTCATATTTTGCTGACTGAGAAATTTTTCCAACCATTCAATCATCTCCATGTCGAGGTGATTCGTTGGCTCATCCATCACCAACAAGTCGGGTTCTTCAATCAATACCCTAGCCATTGCCACCCTTTTGCGCTCACCTCCAGATAGTTCGCTCACGTTTTGGTCGAGTTTGGTCACTTTGAAGCGAGAAAGTATTTCCTTGATTTTCGCCTCATAATCCCATGCCTCCAAATTTTGCATCTGATTGATGGCTTTTTGCAGGGCTTCCGAATTTTCTGGGCTCGGTTTTTTTTCTTGCTTGACCAAAATGGATTCGTACTCTCGAATGGCAGTCAAAACAGGATTGTCGGAGTAAAAAATGGCTTCTAACACCGTATAAGTTGGGTCAAAAACGGGGTCTTGCGACAAATATCCCACTTTCACATCTCGGTGAATGCGAACCGACCCACCCTCATCAGAGGAATCCAAACCCACCAAAATGCGAAGCAAAGAAGTTTTTCCTATACCATTTTGGGCAATGAGCGCAATTTTTTGTCCTTTGTTGATGCTGATGTCAATATTTTCAAAAAGTACCTTATCGCCATATACCTTTGTGAGATTCTCTGCTTGCAAATAGTTCATCGGAATGAAATCAAAATTATAATGAAAATGAAAAGGGCTTGATATTCACCACTTCAAGCCTGTTTTATGCTGCATTTATTTTGTGGTGAAAATCGGCTCGAAGATACGGTTTTTTCGTATCTTAAATCATTTAGACAAAAGATGAAAGACTTTAAGTTATTGACAAAAAACTTTGGCAAATGAAAAACCCTCAATACTTGCTATGGATATGCCTACTCTTTTTTGGGAGAACATTCTATCTAAATGCCCAGGACAGCGGCTGCAACAACGAAAATTTTGAATTGGGAACTTTGGAAGGTTGGCAGAGTTTCATTGGTTTTATCACCACCGAAGGCGATGTGACCATCAACACAGCTGCTACCTCCAACTTTCAACACTTGATTACCAACACCAATCTATCTCCTGACCCTGTCGCTGCTGATTGCGATTTGAGCATTCCTCGTGTAGCAGTTGGCGGCAATCACTCGTTGCGACTTGGCAACAAAAGTTCAGGGGGTGGAGCGGAAAGAGTAGTGAAAACCTTTACGGTCACGCCTGAAAACACCTATTTTTTGGTGCAATATGCGGTAATGCTCGAAGACCCTGGTCACTCTCCAGAGCTTCAACCTCGTTTTGAAATGCGGGTGTTCAATGAAATGGGTGATTTGCTGCCTTGTGGTGAATATGCGGTTCGGGCGAGTCCTGATATTCCTGGCTTTGTTCCCTGCAATGGTTGGGAAGTGCTGCCATGGACATCAGTGGGTTTTGAATTGTCGAGTTATGTGGGTCAAGCGATTACGATTGAATTGTTGACCACTGATTGTGGTAAAGGCGACCATGCGGGTTATGCCTATATTGATGCGGCTTGTTTGCCTTTGGACATCAGTTTTGAGAGCGATATTTGTATCGGTGAAGGCTCGGCTACACTTTCTGTTGCAGAAGGATTTGCAGTATATTTGTGGTCGAATGGCGAAACGGGGCGCACTGCAACGATTGAAAATGCAAAAGTGGGCGATGTGGTTTCGGTCGAATTGACCTCCGTTACGGGTTGCAGCATTACCCTATCCGATACCATTGAAGCACCGCCCAACAGCTTGGAAGTGCTGCTCGAACCCATTGAAGTTCCCCAAATTTGCGAAGGCGAAACGGTTGTTATTGAAGTGAATGGCACAAATTTGGAAACGATTTATTGGAAAGATTTCGACCTGTATGCCAATCCATTTGAAGTGATTCCAATGACCACAACGACTTATGAACTGATTCCGATTGACTTCAATGGCTGCCAACATCCGCTTGAATTGGTGACTATTGTGGTGAATCCGCCTCCCAATATCGAAATCACTGCTTCTGAGCAGAATATATGCAATGGCGAAACGGTTGAATTGTCTTTGGAGGTGAACAATGATAATGGTTTTCGCTGGCTCGACAATGGCGACAATGCTTCTATCCGCATTTTGCAGCCCAGCGAAACCCGCACTTTTTATGCAGAAGCGGATGGTATCGGCACTTGTCCAACTGCAATGGATAGCTTGACCATTGTTGTAACAGATTCACAACCCATTGATTATACCAAAACGCCTAATGCGACTATTTGTGTGGGTGAATCTATTACCCTAAGCATCGAAAATCGGACGAATATTGAAGGAATCGAATGGGAGGGCTTGCAGAATGAGGCTTTTTTGATAGAAGTTTCGCCTTCGGAGAGTCAATATTTTGTGTTTTCACTTAGGGCTGCCGATTGCGCTTACCTTCAAAAAGACAGTATTTTGGTAGAGGTGCTTTCTACTTCCAATGCCTTGAATTATTGCAGTTTGTACGTTCCGACTGCTTTTTCTCCCAATAAGGACGGCATCAATGATGTTTTGCAGGTGACGACCAATTGTTTCCAAAATACACCCAATGCCAACGATTTTACCTTCAAGGTTTTCAATCGTTGGGGTGAAGTCGTTTTTGAAGCCAATGATGTGCTGCAATCTTGGGATGGTTCGGATTTGCCGAATGGATTGTATGTTTGGTGGTTAAGTTTTGAAGGGGAATTGGAGAGCGTTTGTAGGGCGAGGATTTTTGAGAAGGGGAATGTATTATTAATCCGTTAAACCTCAATTTGAATGATGAGAAAATTGTTGAAAGAACAACAGGCTTTATATGGTTTGGAAAAATATGCACAAAAATCTTTTGAAATGAGTATTTGTGAATAGAAAGCTTCGAAAAACATATTTTATGTAGTGCTTGAACGAAAACCCTTAACTAATTGAATGTCAAAACGTAACTAAATACTTAAACAGATGAATTTTTTAAAGTTTCCCCATATATCAATACCTTCAATAAATTCCTAATAAATTAACATCAAGTTGCTATAAGAATATAAAAATTGAAGGAAAAAGTTCGTTTGTTTTAACCATTAGTTATGTTTTGATAGACAGATAATTATCTCTTTCCGTTCAGGCACTATGTAAATATCGCATACCATGAAGTCACTAATTTTTAATATTGTCAGGTGTAAATCTATATCAATCTTTTTGTTGTTCCTCCTATTTTTCAATCTTCATTCATTATGTTAACAAACGTTTTGCAGGGAAATATAAAAAAGGGCAGTACACTCAGAGTGTGCTGCCCTTTTTTTACAATCAATTTAATTTGATAAGGTCTGAAAAGTTTCGGCTATTATCGTTTGGCCACTTTATCTTTGGTTGAATCTTTGTCAGTGTTCAAAACCCTTGAAGAATTGATCGTTCCACCGTTGGACAGCAAAATACCTGCTACATGAGGAGCCGCCATTGAAGTGCCATCCATGTAAGCATACCCACCATTTTTGTAGCAAGAGAGAATACTTACCCCTGGTGCTGCATAGTCCATAGGTGGGTTTCCATAGTTGGAAAAATTGGCAATATCGTAGTTCCAATCCATTGCAGAAATGGTGTAGAGGCGTGAGCCGTTCAAACGTGCGGGTGTCACATTGCTGGCTTTTTGTTTGTCATTGCCTGCTGACGAAACCATGTGAACGCCTGCCTTAGCCAAATTTCTTATCTGTGGTTCAGTTTGTGCAGCCGAAGTATTCCACAAATTATCCCACCAACTAGGAGGAACTCCTCCAAAACTCATGTTCACTACATCCCCTGCAAGGAAATATTTGGCTACATGTTGCAACCCTCCCAAAATAGCGGAACAATCACATTTCGCTTTACTGCTACATACTTTCACAGGAACAACCCAAGCACCTGCAGCCACACCTTTTGTTCCTATACTGTTGTTTTTGGCAGCTACAATTCCCGCTACATGAGAGCCATGTCCATGATCATCGTTGGCAGAATTGGTGTAGCCCACGAAAGATTTAGCATGAGAAGTTCTCACATTGAGATCGGGATGATCAAGGTCAATGCCTGAGTCCAATATCCACGCCCAATACGCACTGCCTGTTTTGTCGGCCCAACCCGTATAATTTGTTCCCCAACTAGACGATTGAGCCAAAACCAATTCATTGGCTTCTTCTTCAGAAGCTTCATGAACAGCTGACACATTGAGACTCATTTCAAAATCTTCTCCCATGCCCAAAAACTCGTCCATTTTGGCGACTTGTGCTTGAAGTTCTTTGGCCCGATCTGCGTCCATGCCTTTGACCGAAAACCCTGTGATGCTGCCGGTATAAATGTCTGCAATCTGCTTGGGAGAAAGACTCAATTTACTTTCTGCAATTTTCAAAATAGCTGCTTTGGTTTCTTGATCGTAGGCTTCAAAGAGTCTTGCTTTCTGATCCCTATCATCGGTTTTAGCCATTTCTTCGCCGTATTTGTCGAGAAAGGATGGTACTACAGTGCTATTGAAGATGAAAATGTAACTTCCTGGGATGAGCTTGACTTCTGAACTAGACTCACTAAAAGGAATTTTTTCAATTTCAAAGTCGGGCTTGTCTTCTTTTGGCTGTGCATAGATAGATTGAAAACAAACGGATAAAGCAATTAGGATAACAAATAGACTACGAATTAACAAAAGTTTCATAAAAAAAAGGAATTTAGGTTATAAATAAATTTTCTGAAAATGATGGCTGCAATTCAAATCTTCTATAAAAAAGAGGGCTTTATTTTGTTGATATTTTATACAATTCCCTCTTGATTACAATTACAAAGATAGATGTAGGTGAGAAGGTGTGCTAAGAATCTTTTTATCATTTGTGCAGTCATTGTAGAGAAAAAAAATAGTATATACCAAACAATATGAACAAATTAAATCTAACGGCTTACCAAAAAAGCGTTTGTTTTTTGAAGATTTTTTTAAAAAAAATAACGATTTCGCTTTTTCAAACCACATCATTCTGCTATTTTAGGCTTGGTTTAATGTGGTTAGAAACCTAATAGTAAGTACCTATATCTCTATCCTACGTTTCGGCAACTTTTTTACAAAAAGATAAAAATCAAGTAAGTAAAAAAAGGCTATAAAATTGAATCGTTGTTTTGTTTCCTATACACTACCAAGAAAATCTTATTTGAATGCACCAAACCAAACTTATAGACCTTTTAAAAAGTTTTTCAGACAAAGAAATACGGCAGTTTGAAGATTTTGTCGCAAGCCCATTTTTCAATAAAAATCAGGACTTGTTAAAACTGCTTAGACATTTAAAAAAATACTATCCTGAATTCACACATAACCAAGTCGACAAGAGCATCATTTTTAAAAAATTATTTGGAAAGGCAGTCTATAACGACCAAAAAATGCGAACAAGGGGTTCGCAACTGTATCGACTGGGGATACAGTTTTTAGAACAACTGGGCATGTCGAATTCCTATATGTCGGGCGAATTATTTGGTTTAGAAGAATTGATAAATCGGAAACAAGACCGTCTGATAAGCTATCACTTCAAACAAATACAGAAAAAATTTGAAAACCCTAATGCTAAAAACGAGCTTTATTTTTTGCACCTTTCCACATTTTATGAGTGGCAAAAAAATTACTATTTAGAAGCACTTTCAGGTGCTGAATTTAAACACTTTAAAGAAAAGGAGGAACAAGCCTATAGTCAAACATTGACGAGTTATTATCTATTGAAATTATTGCGCCAATATGCACTTTGGCTCAATTTGAACAACATTTATCAGCTTGATATGGATTTGCAATTTTATGAAGAAGTAATTGAGCTATTGATGCCCCTCCTCAATCACGAAGAACCAATTATTTTAATGACTTATACATTGGCGCAAATGCTGAGAACCCGAGAAGAAAAGCATTACCATACCTTAAAAAAATTGGTAACACAATTTGAAGAACAACTCACAAAAAATCAACTGGAAGATTTCTACATTAATTTGGAAAATTATTGCTTAAAAGAAGGAAGGCGTACTGGTGATGTGCGTTTTACAGAGGAATTATTTCAGTTGTATCAATTCGAACTGGAGCGGAAAATACCCATTCAAAATGGTGAAATACCTCGTACTTGGTTCTCCAATTTCGCTACGATTGGCACACACTTAAAACACACCGATGTTGCAGAACAGTTTATACAACAATACCAAAAGTATTTACCCGAAACCGTAAGAACCAATACAGCTAATTTCTGTATGTCTTACATCCGTTTCTATCAAAGCCGATTTCAAGAAGCCCTTCAATATCTAATGTGGGTGAATTACGATGGTTTTTATGACAAAATAGATTACCGAAACATGTTGGTCTGTATTTATTATGAGTTGGATGAAACAGAAGCTCTTTATGCTCAAATTGATGCGTACAAACATTTTTTGAACAACAACAAACACATTATGGCTGAAGACCGCCTATTGATTTTCAGCAATTTCATTCGTTTTGTAAGCCGACTCCTAAAACTAAAGGAAAGTGTAGGCGACTACAAAGATCCTCACTTATTGGAAGACCTCAAGAATTGTAAGCAAATTACTTTTGGAAATTGGTTGCGAGAAAAGGCAAACAGACTACAAGAAAACAAGAAGCAAAGTGCATTTCGGGAATGAAACTTTGGAAGTTTAGCAACTTCAATAAAAAAGAAATAGAAGACTTCAAAAATTTTCAGTTTATTACCTCAATGAAAGATGGTTACTTGAAGTGGGATTTTGTAGATATGACTAACTACATCCATGATAAATGCTGACTATCAATATTTTAAATTCTCCCTTCCAACCATTCCACCGCCCTTTCATAATAATACCGATTCTCAAAATCCCGCCACTCGTCCACATAATTTGGATGCACTTTGAATACATTGGAGAAATGCAGCAAGGGGTCATCACTTTGCAGGGCCTTTTGAAGATGTGCTTCCAATTTTTTGTCGTAATCAGTAGTTTCAGCATCGTCACTCGCTGCAATGTATGCTACAAAATCACGCATAATTTGGAGGGTCAATTCCTCATTCGCAATCGGCAAAATCTCCACAAAATTGAGGTCATTTTGCACCGAATCCAGTTGTTCTCGATACAGCACACGTGAATAAGGTTCATCCCGTGGCATTCGAATCACATTGTGCGAAACCAAGT
The Chitinophagales bacterium genome window above contains:
- a CDS encoding AarF/UbiB family protein; amino-acid sequence: MSNSNSKIYRRSYRIRKAYWTAFVVMMSYFKVYLISKLIGKSYYQKRLNGLHIKNANRVKKTILQLQGLFIKVGQLLSILSNFLPEAFQAPLEELQDKIPARPIAEIRQRIQEELGNTPENLFQHFEEQPLAAASIGQAHKAILKNGKVVVVKVQHKNIEEIAATDLYIIERLTKLTAWFFEIKGIEYTYTQVRQMIEEELDFEKEAKSMQRIQSNLKKEIGLAIPEVQEAFSTSRVLTTTFYEGVKINQIAQLDAWNIDKRAVSDRLVHAYCQMVFVDGFYHADPHPGNILVQQDGTIVLLDFGAVATIQPVMRTGLLQLIEGAAKNDTQRIIEALKTVGFIADDKEAIRIAEKVIDAFREFLQNEIQFEGMNLKDIKVNPFESSLFKLIIEVGLKDITNIIQVPKDYVLLNRMVTLLMGICNTLDIHSNPLEVVQPYMQKFMMGEKGDTVKFVRDLIQQMATNLISLPTDLRKVLYQAHRGELEVQVAGNKERTKLLYFLGQQLIYTILLIAVGVFTWLFYQAGELQWCRYGLGISVFLGWMMVRAMRKAGKLVN
- a CDS encoding UPF0158 family protein — translated: MEKIDYLRYNIAQALKTPDIQAFFHLVSHNVIRMPRDEPYSRVLYREQLDSVQNDLNFVEILPIANEELTLQIMRDFVAYIAASDDAETTDYDKKLEAHLQKALQSDDPLLHFSNVFKVHPNYVDEWRDFENRYYYERAVEWLEGRI
- a CDS encoding S8 family serine peptidase; the encoded protein is MKLLLIRSLFVILIALSVCFQSIYAQPKEDKPDFEIEKIPFSESSSEVKLIPGSYIFIFNSTVVPSFLDKYGEEMAKTDDRDQKARLFEAYDQETKAAILKIAESKLSLSPKQIADIYTGSITGFSVKGMDADRAKELQAQVAKMDEFLGMGEDFEMSLNVSAVHEASEEEANELVLAQSSSWGTNYTGWADKTGSAYWAWILDSGIDLDHPDLNVRTSHAKSFVGYTNSANDDHGHGSHVAGIVAAKNNSIGTKGVAAGAWVVPVKVCSSKAKCDCSAILGGLQHVAKYFLAGDVVNMSFGGVPPSWWDNLWNTSAAQTEPQIRNLAKAGVHMVSSAGNDKQKASNVTPARLNGSRLYTISAMDWNYDIANFSNYGNPPMDYAAPGVSILSCYKNGGYAYMDGTSMAAPHVAGILLSNGGTINSSRVLNTDKDSTKDKVAKR
- a CDS encoding ABC-F family ATP-binding cassette domain-containing protein; protein product: MNYLQAENLTKVYGDKVLFENIDISINKGQKIALIAQNGIGKTSLLRILVGLDSSDEGGSVRIHRDVKVGYLSQDPVFDPTYTVLEAIFYSDNPVLTAIREYESILVKQEKKPSPENSEALQKAINQMQNLEAWDYEAKIKEILSRFKVTKLDQNVSELSGGERKRVAMARVLIEEPDLLVMDEPTNHLDMEMIEWLEKFLSQQNMTILLVTHDRYFLDRVTNEILELERGSVQIFRGSYEYYLEKKAELDFNLGQEVDKAKKLMKRELQWLRTQPKARGTKAKSRIDAFDPIEEKAGLKLEDEQLGFDGIRMARIGNKTIEILDIDKAYGEDVILKNFTYIFNRRDRVGIVGRNGAGKSTLLNILTGKERPDAGKVVIGKTVVFGYYTQMGLNLKVDKKVIDVVREIAEYLPMEKGRSLTAEQLLTHFHFPYSKHENYVSTLSGGEQRRLYLLTVLMQNPNFLILDEPTNDLDILTLNVLEEFLRLFQGCLVVVSHDRYFMDKLVDHLFVFEGDGKIRDFPGNYSQYREVKEEEEKAARIERKVEKAAEPTPISSPKSDSSKTKNKLTFNEKREYNQLEKDIEKLEAEKETLEAKLNASEGTYEELQQWAERIAVIMVVIEEKSDRWLELSEFV
- a CDS encoding gliding motility-associated C-terminal domain-containing protein, coding for MKNPQYLLWICLLFFGRTFYLNAQDSGCNNENFELGTLEGWQSFIGFITTEGDVTINTAATSNFQHLITNTNLSPDPVAADCDLSIPRVAVGGNHSLRLGNKSSGGGAERVVKTFTVTPENTYFLVQYAVMLEDPGHSPELQPRFEMRVFNEMGDLLPCGEYAVRASPDIPGFVPCNGWEVLPWTSVGFELSSYVGQAITIELLTTDCGKGDHAGYAYIDAACLPLDISFESDICIGEGSATLSVAEGFAVYLWSNGETGRTATIENAKVGDVVSVELTSVTGCSITLSDTIEAPPNSLEVLLEPIEVPQICEGETVVIEVNGTNLETIYWKDFDLYANPFEVIPMTTTTYELIPIDFNGCQHPLELVTIVVNPPPNIEITASEQNICNGETVELSLEVNNDNGFRWLDNGDNASIRILQPSETRTFYAEADGIGTCPTAMDSLTIVVTDSQPIDYTKTPNATICVGESITLSIENRTNIEGIEWEGLQNEAFLIEVSPSESQYFVFSLRAADCAYLQKDSILVEVLSTSNALNYCSLYVPTAFSPNKDGINDVLQVTTNCFQNTPNANDFTFKVFNRWGEVVFEANDVLQSWDGSDLPNGLYVWWLSFEGELESVCRARIFEKGNVLLIR